The Nitrosomonas cryotolerans ATCC 49181 genome includes a window with the following:
- a CDS encoding M16 family metallopeptidase — MKPDHRITFFLLYWQIIFAILASSVAFANPHEYTLDNGLKLIVKEDHRSPVVVTQIWYKAGSIDELNGTTGVAHVLEHMMFQGTHKVPEGAFSKQIAAVGGNDNAFTSRDYTAYFQQLHTRHLPLAMELEADRMRNLILTEEAFSKEIKVVMEERRLRTDDQARSLMYEKMIATAYQAHPYRYPVIGWMNDLEHMRVQDTQDWYDRWYAPNNATLVIVGDVDPKAVFAMAEQYYGKIEPRTLLSLALRKPQTEPPQLGIKRITVKAPAKLPYLAMSYHTPSLQDVAHDWEPYALEMLAGVLDGNASARLNKALVREQQIASSVDASYNSTARGPSLFYLSSTPSEGKTVAALETALRNEIEKLINEGVTEEELMRVKAQLVASHVFQRDSIFSQAMQIGRLESIGLSYRDIDTMLQKLKAVTAEQVRSVAKKYFQDDSLTVAVLDPQPLEQKDAVTTSSQSRH; from the coding sequence ATGAAACCTGATCACCGGATTACCTTTTTTTTGCTGTATTGGCAGATTATTTTCGCCATATTGGCTTCGTCCGTAGCATTTGCCAACCCTCACGAATATACACTGGACAACGGTTTAAAACTGATCGTCAAAGAAGACCATCGTTCTCCGGTTGTGGTAACACAAATCTGGTACAAAGCCGGCAGCATTGATGAATTGAACGGAACGACCGGCGTTGCCCACGTTTTAGAGCACATGATGTTCCAAGGAACGCATAAGGTCCCAGAAGGCGCGTTTTCAAAACAAATTGCGGCCGTTGGAGGAAACGATAATGCATTCACCAGCCGTGACTATACAGCCTATTTCCAACAACTGCACACCCGCCATTTACCCCTGGCAATGGAACTGGAAGCTGATCGGATGCGTAATCTGATTCTAACAGAAGAAGCCTTTTCTAAAGAGATCAAGGTGGTCATGGAGGAAAGACGATTACGTACCGATGATCAAGCACGCTCACTCATGTATGAAAAAATGATCGCAACAGCTTATCAAGCCCACCCCTATCGCTATCCTGTTATCGGCTGGATGAATGACTTGGAACATATGCGTGTGCAGGATACACAAGACTGGTACGATCGTTGGTATGCTCCGAATAACGCCACATTAGTAATCGTTGGCGATGTCGATCCTAAGGCCGTATTTGCGATGGCAGAACAATATTACGGAAAAATAGAACCGCGTACACTTTTATCGCTCGCTTTACGTAAGCCACAAACTGAACCACCGCAACTGGGCATTAAACGTATCACCGTTAAAGCACCCGCAAAACTACCTTATCTGGCCATGAGTTACCATACGCCTTCATTGCAAGATGTCGCACATGACTGGGAACCCTATGCGCTGGAAATGTTAGCGGGCGTACTTGATGGCAATGCCTCAGCCAGACTCAATAAGGCACTCGTACGCGAACAACAAATCGCCAGCTCGGTTGACGCCAGCTATAATTCCACCGCACGCGGTCCCAGTCTGTTTTATCTCAGCAGCACGCCCAGTGAAGGAAAAACCGTGGCAGCACTTGAAACAGCATTACGTAACGAAATAGAAAAACTCATCAATGAGGGGGTAACGGAAGAAGAACTCATGCGTGTGAAAGCGCAGTTAGTTGCAAGCCATGTTTTTCAGCGTGATTCTATATTTTCTCAGGCAATGCAGATTGGCAGGCTAGAAAGTATTGGCTTGTCTTATCGGGATATTGATACCATGCTGCAGAAATTAAAAGCAGTAACAGCCGAACAGGTCCGCAGTGTTGCAAAGAAATATTTTCAGGATGATAGCTTGACCGTTGCCGTACTGGATCCTCAACCATTGGAACAAAAAGATGCCGTTACTACATCCAGCCAATCACGTCATTAA
- the ftsY gene encoding signal recognition particle-docking protein FtsY yields MFSFFKSKKDPAEPTPESTAESVSLADKVRHGLSRTRQNLGKQLSGLFGGGKIDEALYEELETILLTADTGVNATNRLLEDLRKQVKRDGLSDAAQLKKALQEALITMLAPLEQPLDMTKEKPFVIMITGVNGVGKTTSIGKLAKYFQSEGKSVLLAAGDTFRAAAREQLIVWGERNNIAVIAPENDPNNRNDPAAVIFDAVNAAKARNIDVVLADTAGRLTTQLHLMEEIKKVKRVIAKAMPDAPHEVLLVLDANTGQNAVAQVKAFDEALGVTGLVLTKLDGTAKGGVIAAIATQHVENPPALRFLGVGEGVDDLRPFDAREFVEAIFD; encoded by the coding sequence ATGTTTAGTTTTTTTAAATCGAAAAAAGATCCTGCTGAACCGACGCCTGAATCCACAGCTGAATCGGTTAGCCTGGCTGACAAGGTCAGACATGGATTGTCTCGCACCCGACAAAATCTAGGTAAACAATTATCCGGCTTGTTTGGTGGCGGCAAGATAGATGAAGCGCTCTATGAAGAACTTGAAACTATCTTGTTAACTGCTGATACGGGTGTCAACGCAACCAATCGGTTACTTGAGGATCTGCGTAAGCAGGTAAAACGCGATGGTTTATCCGACGCGGCGCAGTTAAAGAAAGCATTGCAGGAAGCACTCATCACGATGCTGGCACCTCTGGAGCAACCACTTGATATGACGAAAGAAAAACCGTTTGTCATTATGATAACGGGCGTAAATGGTGTTGGGAAGACGACGTCTATTGGGAAATTGGCCAAATATTTTCAGTCAGAGGGAAAATCAGTTTTGCTGGCCGCAGGCGATACTTTTCGTGCTGCCGCGCGGGAGCAATTAATAGTTTGGGGTGAACGTAATAATATTGCCGTTATTGCACCGGAAAACGATCCCAATAACAGGAATGACCCGGCTGCGGTGATTTTTGATGCCGTGAATGCAGCTAAGGCGCGGAATATTGATGTCGTGCTCGCTGATACGGCCGGACGTTTGACCACACAATTACACCTTATGGAGGAAATCAAGAAAGTAAAACGCGTGATTGCGAAGGCCATGCCGGATGCGCCGCACGAGGTATTATTGGTGCTGGATGCAAATACCGGACAGAATGCGGTGGCACAGGTCAAAGCTTTCGATGAGGCACTCGGTGTGACGGGCCTGGTACTAACCAAGCTTGACGGGACGGCTAAGGGCGGTGTCATTGCCGCTATTGCGACGCAACACGTAGAAAATCCGCCGGCACTTCGCTTTCTGGGTGTCGGGGAAGGTGTGGATGATTTAAGACCCTTTGATGCCAGAGAATTTGTGGAAGCAATATTTGATTAA
- the ftsE gene encoding cell division ATP-binding protein FtsE produces the protein MISFKNVCKRFPDGFNALKNIDFTIEKGEMVFVTGHSGAGKSTLLKLIAAIERSTTGSIIISGQNINQLKRSAVPFLRRNIGFIFQDQKVLFDRTVFDNVLLPLQIGGFERKSTSSRIRAALDKVGLLEKEKAFPIALSGGERQRLCIARAVVHRPVILIADEPTGNLDMDYARDIMSMFTSFHQVGVTVLIATHDATILENTTHRILALDHGKLLA, from the coding sequence ATGATTAGCTTTAAGAATGTTTGTAAACGCTTTCCTGATGGATTCAATGCGCTAAAAAATATCGACTTTACCATTGAAAAAGGTGAGATGGTTTTTGTAACAGGTCATTCGGGTGCGGGTAAAAGTACATTATTAAAGCTGATTGCGGCAATTGAGCGATCCACGACAGGCAGTATTATTATCAGTGGTCAGAATATTAATCAGCTGAAAAGAAGTGCGGTTCCTTTTTTACGCCGTAATATCGGTTTTATTTTTCAGGATCAAAAGGTGTTATTTGATCGCACTGTTTTTGATAATGTGTTATTGCCCCTCCAAATTGGAGGCTTTGAAAGAAAATCAACCTCAAGTCGCATACGTGCTGCGCTCGATAAGGTGGGCTTATTAGAAAAGGAAAAGGCATTTCCCATTGCGCTTTCTGGAGGTGAAAGGCAGCGATTATGTATTGCGCGTGCAGTTGTTCATCGCCCGGTTATTCTAATTGCAGATGAACCGACGGGAAATCTGGATATGGATTATGCAAGAGATATCATGAGTATGTTTACTTCATTTCACCAAGTTGGAGTAACGGTGTTAATCGCAACGCACGATGCGACCATACTAGAGAATACGACACATCGTATTTTGGCGTTGGACCATGGGAAGCTGTTGGCATGA
- the ftsX gene encoding permease-like cell division protein FtsX has product MMKAWLIQHWHASALTITRFFSTPIASLLSIIVIGIAFSLPVGVYTLLVNIQSFSGEMVGSSQLSLFFKLTANKADIEKVEQRLTTHSQIEHFEFVPKAVALRQLEQSSGLTDVVSNLAHNPLPDAFIVHARSAPADILEELRLSIQAWPEIEYVQFDSAWANRLDALLKLGQFAVLMLATVLSIALVMVMFNTIRLQILTKRDEIEVSKLIGATDSFIRRPFLYFGAIQGLAGGVTAWLIIALGIHIINDKLVVLTQLYAIDFHLQHLSTEDSISLLLFSSWLGWLGARLSVASYLWQIEPK; this is encoded by the coding sequence ATGATGAAAGCATGGCTTATCCAACATTGGCACGCATCGGCACTGACCATCACCCGATTTTTCTCTACCCCTATCGCGAGTCTGCTCAGTATCATTGTGATCGGGATTGCCTTTAGCTTACCTGTGGGCGTCTATACCTTGTTGGTGAATATACAGTCTTTTTCCGGTGAAATGGTTGGTTCCTCGCAATTGAGTTTATTTTTTAAACTAACCGCAAACAAGGCGGATATAGAAAAAGTAGAACAGCGTCTGACCACACATTCACAAATCGAGCATTTTGAGTTTGTGCCAAAAGCGGTTGCCTTGCGTCAGCTGGAACAAAGTAGCGGACTGACAGATGTCGTGAGTAATCTGGCACACAATCCATTGCCGGATGCCTTTATCGTTCATGCAAGATCCGCTCCAGCGGATATATTGGAGGAATTGCGTCTCTCGATACAGGCATGGCCGGAAATTGAATATGTGCAGTTTGATTCCGCCTGGGCTAATCGGCTGGATGCATTGCTTAAACTGGGGCAGTTTGCAGTACTCATGTTGGCGACTGTGCTCAGTATTGCCTTGGTTATGGTGATGTTTAATACCATCCGTTTGCAGATTCTGACCAAACGTGACGAAATCGAGGTATCCAAATTGATTGGTGCAACCGATAGTTTTATACGTCGCCCCTTTCTTTATTTTGGTGCGATTCAAGGATTGGCCGGCGGAGTAACGGCATGGCTCATTATCGCGTTGGGTATTCATATCATTAATGATAAGCTGGTCGTACTGACACAGCTTTATGCAATCGATTTTCATCTGCAACACCTTTCTACCGAAGATAGCATCAGTTTGCTGTTATTTTCATCATGGCTGGGATGGCTGGGTGCACGATTATCGGTTGCCAGTTATCTCTGGCAGATTGAACCAAAATGA
- the rpoH gene encoding RNA polymerase sigma factor RpoH yields MTCALAIPSLGGSLESYIQSTSVFSILSQEEEGRLARRLRDKGDIDAAQRLILSHLRFVIAIARGYKGYGLPQADLIQEGNIGLMKAVKRYDPERGVRLVSFAVHWIKAEIHEFIMRNWRLVKIATTKQQRKLFFNLRSMKQGLDTMNPREVDAVAQQLGVKSEEVVEMETRFSGYDISLEPLSEDDETYSPIAYLTDGVEPSKVLEIKQNGYLQGERLKQSLESLDARSRYIIEARWLREKDTATLHDLADKFGVSAERIRQIEAKAIQKMRGVMATNV; encoded by the coding sequence ATGACTTGTGCCTTAGCGATACCCTCATTAGGAGGGAGTCTTGAAAGCTATATTCAATCTACGAGCGTATTCTCAATTCTTTCCCAGGAAGAAGAGGGTCGGTTAGCGAGACGCTTGCGAGACAAAGGTGACATTGATGCTGCGCAACGGCTGATATTATCTCATTTGCGATTTGTGATCGCGATTGCCAGGGGATATAAGGGATATGGCCTGCCGCAGGCTGATCTGATCCAAGAGGGAAATATCGGCTTGATGAAGGCAGTTAAACGCTATGATCCGGAACGCGGGGTGCGCTTGGTATCATTTGCCGTACACTGGATTAAAGCCGAGATTCATGAATTCATTATGCGTAACTGGCGGTTGGTCAAGATTGCTACGACCAAGCAGCAACGGAAACTGTTTTTTAACTTACGCAGCATGAAGCAAGGTCTGGATACGATGAATCCGCGAGAAGTGGATGCCGTTGCACAGCAGTTGGGTGTCAAATCAGAAGAAGTGGTGGAAATGGAAACTCGTTTCAGCGGGTATGATATTTCGTTGGAGCCGCTATCAGAAGATGATGAAACATATAGCCCGATTGCTTATTTGACCGATGGAGTGGAGCCATCGAAGGTGCTGGAAATTAAACAAAATGGTTATTTGCAGGGTGAAAGGCTGAAACAGTCGCTTGAAAGCCTGGATGCGCGGAGTCGCTATATCATTGAAGCGCGTTGGCTAAGGGAAAAAGATACGGCAACATTGCATGATCTTGCCGATAAATTCGGCGTATCCGCAGAACGTATTCGCCAGATTGAGGCTAAAGCCATTCAGAAGATGCGCGGGGTGATGGCTACGAATGTTTGA
- a CDS encoding ornithine cyclodeaminase family protein — MNTNNSIPYFSESQLSGLGITTSEVVDSIESLILNAENRTAWSASKAVILPGDGRYMMAALAAADNPPLLAVKTVVLNPRNPERSLPQINGLVTMLDSSSGLPVAILDGNWITAVRTAGLSVTAAKHMARKDSSVIAFIGCGVQAKSHLHAFSDLFPLKEARVFGRGQSNIERLCEEAMTRSVSPVVCSSGEEAVTGADLVISSVTYSADLVPFLDAKWLKSGSFSAIADLAAPWKKESFSVLDQITIDDLEQEAVLPNKLVPPAFVTGDLSGLVLGKFSGRNQDSDRNAFIFRGHAMGDLALSILAYQRASKRN; from the coding sequence ATGAATACAAACAATTCGATTCCCTATTTTTCTGAAAGTCAACTTTCCGGCTTAGGAATTACCACAAGTGAGGTTGTCGATAGTATCGAATCGTTGATTCTGAATGCTGAGAATCGAACAGCCTGGAGTGCTTCGAAAGCTGTAATTTTGCCAGGTGACGGGCGATACATGATGGCGGCGTTAGCTGCCGCTGATAATCCACCTTTACTTGCAGTAAAAACAGTTGTTCTTAATCCGCGCAATCCGGAGCGGAGTCTTCCGCAAATAAATGGCCTTGTTACTATGCTTGATAGCAGTAGTGGACTTCCGGTTGCCATTCTTGATGGAAACTGGATTACGGCTGTCCGCACAGCAGGTTTAAGTGTAACGGCCGCTAAGCATATGGCAAGAAAAGATTCGTCTGTTATCGCCTTTATCGGATGTGGGGTTCAGGCTAAAAGCCATTTGCACGCATTTTCAGATCTTTTCCCACTCAAGGAGGCGCGTGTGTTCGGCCGGGGACAATCGAATATTGAGCGTCTCTGCGAGGAAGCAATGACTCGATCTGTATCTCCTGTAGTTTGCAGTTCTGGAGAGGAAGCGGTCACGGGGGCAGATCTCGTCATCAGTTCGGTGACTTATTCTGCTGACTTGGTTCCCTTTCTCGATGCTAAGTGGCTTAAGTCCGGCTCTTTTTCTGCTATTGCGGACTTAGCTGCACCTTGGAAGAAAGAAAGTTTCTCTGTGCTTGATCAGATAACGATTGACGATCTGGAGCAAGAGGCAGTACTACCCAATAAACTTGTGCCACCGGCGTTTGTTACGGGAGATTTATCTGGGCTAGTATTGGGAAAATTTTCTGGGCGAAACCAGGATAGCGATCGAAATGCATTTATATTTCGAGGTCATGCTATGGGAGATCTTGCGTTATCGATACTCGCCTATCAAAGAGCATCAAAAAGAAACTGA
- a CDS encoding arsenate reductase family protein has product MLKFYGYKKCGTCRKAEKIFQQAGIVYEFIDITENPPSVEELLAVSECANIPLNKLFNTSGVQYRELKIKEKLPALSSREVLALLASNGRLIKRPLITDGERATVGFNEEQLVGIWC; this is encoded by the coding sequence ATGCTTAAATTTTATGGTTATAAAAAGTGCGGGACTTGTCGCAAGGCGGAGAAAATTTTTCAGCAAGCTGGAATTGTTTATGAGTTTATCGATATCACCGAGAACCCGCCTTCGGTAGAAGAACTCCTCGCCGTCTCTGAATGTGCCAATATACCATTGAATAAACTTTTTAATACCAGCGGCGTGCAATATCGCGAATTAAAAATAAAAGAGAAATTGCCTGCACTATCCAGCCGGGAAGTTCTGGCTTTGCTCGCGAGTAACGGACGTTTAATCAAACGGCCGCTGATTACCGATGGAGAACGTGCGACCGTGGGTTTTAACGAAGAACAATTGGTGGGTATCTGGTGTTGA
- a CDS encoding CsgE family curli-type amyloid fiber assembly protein, giving the protein MMNRRPFFVAIITISIFTGTAERTSAQDLNNSTYESTTPGANAATAPIPGFNDSGFIDSGVLEGLDTLEGDLEIGGLLIDNTLTKFGHMLFDAFNRYWNPPEGAQYNIAFSERIDPLRGSLITVKLNDAIIFENFVKPREEAISDLGMGLARDIRTLVLNVSNLQAEEFY; this is encoded by the coding sequence ATGATGAATCGAAGGCCGTTTTTTGTAGCAATCATCACGATAAGCATATTCACAGGCACCGCTGAACGAACCTCGGCACAGGATCTCAATAATAGCACGTATGAATCCACAACACCGGGCGCTAACGCGGCAACAGCACCGATTCCCGGTTTCAATGACAGCGGCTTTATTGACTCCGGCGTTTTAGAAGGCCTCGATACTTTGGAAGGGGATCTGGAGATAGGCGGCCTACTGATCGACAACACGCTCACCAAATTTGGACACATGCTATTTGATGCTTTCAACCGTTACTGGAATCCACCGGAAGGCGCTCAATATAATATTGCATTTAGTGAGCGTATCGACCCTCTTCGTGGAAGCCTAATCACGGTGAAGCTGAATGATGCGATAATTTTTGAGAATTTTGTAAAGCCGCGTGAAGAGGCCATCAGCGATCTCGGCATGGGACTTGCCAGAGATATCCGCACCCTGGTTCTCAACGTATCCAACCTCCAGGCTGAAGAATTTTATTAG
- a CDS encoding UvrD-helicase domain-containing protein yields MNTRLHFISAGAGSGKTYRLTQILHKKLAAGEIRASGVIATTFTRKAATELRERVRSYLLEQGEIKIANAMGQARINTVNGVCGDLLNRFAFEIGISTEQQVLEEAQEKILLAQATDSVMSSQEMAKMLAIARRMSIDDWRKDLSELIKQARSNDISIAQLADFAVQNADDLLRYFPKATQEDLDAQLIQAIAYRLPELEQAAIKGKKKNTHTYLTLAKAMHAGLIAKETVWREWVRLAATTPEKGMIHIAEHISTVANRYAEHPDLQRDIRDYLQMQFTLCARVLQVYQDRKRELGILDFTDQEHLLLMALDNDTVASTLREELDLLMVDEFQDTSPIQLALFLKLAQFAKKTYWVGDIKQAIYGFRGSDTTLMQAILDALPTLHGDKTVLDKSWRAREPLVKLVNAVFTPAFANTLRPEEIQLAAERKESLTGAAFANWKLDGSNIDKRNSALVTGVKQLLASGYVVFDKSTQKNRAIHYRDIAILSRSNDNASKIAAILRTQGVPAAILQAGLLNTPEAVLAIACLRRLNDPADTVASAEICSLANCEEPESWVTDRLQLMANAPQDRPHDYGHDWRENGKHAHPLLATLAKLRIDLPFFSPREALQTVIAQGQLSTVVLRWCSSSAEAASRLANLETLLGMARQYEEACQNMHQSASISGLIRWLNEQVQTQQDFLALPATNAVKVMTHHAAKGLEWPVVILTGLESKVRSRLWSISTVSQTTVDVTYPLKNRFIRFWPWPFGKMEKVTIAEPIDQSDIAKHFHNAAIEEDKRLLYVSMTRARDLLIFTHGARENENNWMSTVAANWLQGKADASILDLPTGETIPYQHCLLNPSAEETEYTTEAEPLYWFNTRVNLPNTLVKKQRLPLKTTPSLITPQTCEVRESMTLGKRIHLRKNADMTQLGMAIHGCMSAALADLNTPLTIAEIDAVLQRMGVDSILQSQALLDQIVALSTWIKTRWPDAIPFTEIPIETRMLNGQILQGRIDLLLKVKGGWILLDHKSNPGNQNQWATVAQHYAGQIAAYKYAVEQASGERVLESWLFFPISAGAILLHPAKQADAC; encoded by the coding sequence ATGAACACTCGCTTACATTTTATCAGCGCGGGCGCGGGCAGTGGCAAAACCTATCGCCTGACCCAGATTCTGCACAAAAAACTTGCAGCAGGCGAAATCCGTGCGTCCGGTGTGATCGCCACTACTTTCACTCGTAAGGCTGCAACCGAACTGCGGGAGCGGGTTCGCTCCTACTTGCTTGAACAAGGAGAAATCAAGATCGCCAACGCGATGGGTCAAGCACGCATCAATACCGTCAATGGCGTGTGCGGCGATCTGCTAAACCGCTTTGCCTTTGAAATCGGAATATCCACTGAGCAGCAAGTGCTGGAAGAAGCACAGGAGAAAATATTACTGGCACAGGCCACTGATTCAGTCATGAGCAGTCAGGAAATGGCAAAAATGCTCGCTATTGCGCGCCGCATGAGTATTGATGACTGGCGGAAGGATCTTTCTGAACTAATCAAGCAGGCACGTTCAAACGATATATCCATAGCGCAGTTGGCTGATTTCGCCGTACAAAATGCGGATGATTTACTTCGATATTTTCCTAAAGCCACTCAAGAGGATCTGGATGCACAGCTTATTCAGGCAATCGCTTATCGATTACCCGAACTGGAACAGGCTGCCATCAAGGGAAAAAAGAAAAATACCCATACCTACCTGACACTGGCAAAAGCAATGCACGCCGGATTAATCGCTAAAGAAACGGTCTGGCGCGAATGGGTCAGATTAGCGGCTACCACGCCGGAGAAAGGCATGATACACATCGCGGAACATATCAGCACGGTGGCGAATCGCTACGCTGAACATCCCGATTTGCAACGTGACATCAGGGATTATCTGCAAATGCAATTCACCCTATGTGCCAGGGTACTGCAAGTCTATCAGGACAGAAAACGTGAGCTGGGCATACTCGATTTCACCGATCAAGAACATCTTTTGCTGATGGCGTTGGATAATGACACTGTTGCGTCAACCTTGCGTGAGGAACTGGATCTCCTGATGGTGGATGAGTTCCAGGATACCAGTCCCATTCAACTGGCGCTGTTTCTCAAACTGGCACAGTTTGCCAAGAAAACTTACTGGGTTGGTGACATCAAACAGGCGATCTACGGCTTCCGTGGCAGCGATACCACGCTGATGCAAGCCATTCTTGATGCGCTCCCCACCTTGCATGGCGATAAAACAGTGTTGGATAAATCATGGCGCGCGCGCGAGCCGCTGGTCAAATTAGTCAATGCGGTATTTACACCCGCATTCGCCAATACCCTTCGACCAGAGGAAATTCAATTGGCCGCAGAGCGCAAAGAATCGTTAACTGGCGCCGCGTTTGCCAATTGGAAGTTGGACGGCAGCAATATCGACAAGCGTAATTCGGCACTGGTCACGGGAGTTAAACAGCTACTGGCATCCGGCTATGTCGTATTTGATAAATCTACTCAGAAAAATCGTGCCATTCACTATCGTGACATCGCTATCCTCTCGCGCTCTAATGATAATGCCAGTAAGATCGCTGCCATCTTACGCACACAGGGCGTTCCTGCCGCCATTTTACAGGCGGGCCTCCTGAATACGCCTGAAGCAGTTCTGGCCATCGCTTGCCTACGGCGCTTAAATGATCCGGCTGATACGGTTGCAAGCGCGGAAATCTGTTCTCTGGCCAACTGTGAAGAACCGGAAAGCTGGGTAACCGATCGCCTGCAGCTGATGGCGAATGCACCACAAGACAGGCCACACGATTATGGCCATGATTGGCGGGAGAACGGCAAGCACGCTCATCCATTATTGGCAACTCTAGCAAAACTACGTATCGATCTGCCATTCTTCTCGCCGCGAGAAGCACTGCAAACGGTCATTGCACAAGGACAATTATCTACGGTCGTATTACGCTGGTGTAGCAGCAGCGCTGAAGCAGCCAGCCGGCTGGCCAATCTCGAAACATTGCTTGGTATGGCACGCCAATATGAGGAAGCCTGCCAGAACATGCATCAAAGCGCCAGCATCTCTGGATTAATTCGATGGCTCAATGAGCAGGTGCAAACACAACAAGACTTTCTTGCCTTACCCGCCACGAATGCAGTCAAAGTCATGACCCATCATGCTGCCAAGGGATTGGAATGGCCTGTCGTTATCCTAACCGGCCTGGAGAGCAAGGTGAGAAGCCGGTTATGGTCAATCAGCACGGTCTCGCAGACAACGGTGGACGTAACCTATCCACTGAAAAATCGCTTCATCCGTTTCTGGCCCTGGCCATTCGGTAAAATGGAAAAAGTCACCATTGCCGAGCCCATTGACCAATCCGATATCGCAAAGCATTTTCATAACGCCGCAATTGAGGAGGACAAACGTCTCCTCTATGTCAGCATGACCCGCGCACGCGATTTACTCATTTTTACACACGGAGCAAGAGAAAATGAGAATAATTGGATGAGCACGGTTGCGGCGAATTGGCTACAAGGTAAAGCGGATGCCAGCATATTGGATTTACCAACGGGCGAGACCATCCCTTATCAGCACTGTTTACTTAATCCATCCGCCGAAGAAACGGAATATACTACCGAAGCAGAACCACTCTATTGGTTCAACACACGCGTCAATTTACCGAATACCCTTGTTAAGAAACAACGCCTGCCACTCAAAACCACACCCTCACTAATCACACCACAAACATGTGAAGTGCGGGAAAGTATGACACTGGGCAAGCGTATACATCTAAGAAAAAATGCGGATATGACACAGCTCGGCATGGCTATTCATGGCTGTATGAGCGCAGCACTGGCAGACTTGAACACACCGTTGACAATCGCTGAAATTGATGCGGTGCTGCAACGCATGGGCGTGGATAGCATCCTCCAGTCACAAGCATTGCTAGACCAGATTGTTGCTCTGAGCACCTGGATTAAAACGCGCTGGCCGGATGCCATTCCCTTCACAGAAATTCCCATTGAAACACGCATGCTAAATGGCCAGATACTGCAAGGCCGTATCGATCTATTGCTTAAAGTGAAGGGTGGCTGGATATTACTCGATCATAAATCCAATCCGGGCAATCAGAATCAGTGGGCTACTGTCGCACAACACTATGCTGGACAAATTGCGGCATACAAATACGCCGTCGAACAGGCAAGCGGTGAGCGTGTCCTGGAAAGCTGGTTATTTTTTCCTATCTCAGCAGGCGCTATTTTACTTCATCCTGCCAAACAAGCCGATGCCTGCTAA